The following nucleotide sequence is from Sporolituus thermophilus DSM 23256.
AGACAACACCCGTGTAGGTTACCAGTTCCTGCTTATTGGGCCAGGAGACTTTCTTGAGCTCGGCTCTTACGTCGCGCAAAAACCGTTTCCAGCGTGCTGTATTGGTTGGGAT
It contains:
- the secE gene encoding preprotein translocase subunit SecE — encoded protein: MAAQETAIPTNTARWKRFLRDVRAELKKVSWPNKQELVTYTGVVFVSVLAVALLIWVIDTGFSELLRLFIK